The Candidatus Atribacteria bacterium genome contains a region encoding:
- a CDS encoding four helix bundle protein, with the protein MKTNSFKDLIVWQKAYKLVLEIYKITCNFPKSELYALTSQMRRAAISIPSNISEGYGSGYKKEYTRFLSIAYASLSELETQYLLAIDLNYTNSNEIIEELFKETGKMLYRMIHPIR; encoded by the coding sequence ATGAAAACAAACAGTTTTAAAGATTTAATAGTCTGGCAAAAAGCATATAAATTAGTTTTAGAAATTTATAAAATTACGTGTAATTTTCCTAAATCAGAATTATACGCCTTAACTTCTCAGATGAGAAGAGCAGCGATATCAATACCTTCAAATATTTCTGAAGGGTATGGTAGTGGTTATAAAAAAGAATATACACGTTTTCTATCAATAGCTTATGCTTCATTATCAGAATTAGAAACACAATATCTATTAGCCATAGATTTAAATTATACTAATAGTAATGAGATTATCGAAGAATTATTTAAAGAAACTGGAAAAATGTTATATAGGATGATTCACCCTATACGCTAG
- a CDS encoding AbrB/MazE/SpoVT family DNA-binding domain-containing protein produces the protein MSLIQVREKAQITIPNKIRKELGIKKGDYLEVAREDDRIVIIPKILIEKVSVNLSMKGEEMLKEAIDDVKKGKVKIHNNPIDLINDLHK, from the coding sequence ATGTCTTTAATTCAGGTTAGAGAAAAAGCGCAAATTACCATTCCCAATAAAATCCGCAAAGAACTGGGTATCAAGAAGGGTGACTATTTAGAAGTTGCCAGAGAAGATGATAGAATAGTTATTATTCCCAAAATTTTAATAGAAAAAGTCTCGGTAAATTTATCGATGAAAGGTGAAGAGATGCTAAAAGAGGCTATAGATGATGTCAAAAAAGGCAAGGTCAAGATACATAATAACCCAATAGATCTAATTAATGACCTTCACAAATAA
- a CDS encoding polysaccharide biosynthesis tyrosine autokinase — translation MFVVQNDPKSPISEAFRTLRTNIKFSSLDKPIKTLLITSPIPEAGKSSISINLALTMAQDKYKVILVDTDLRKPTIHKIFEQDNKTGLTNILVEDKKIKDVMRKMSDVDPNLYFIPSGPIPPNPSELLGSNKMKELLKELQEQADFVIFDSPPVIAVTDALVLATQVDGVVLVLNFGEVPREAAIQTKELLNKVKANILGVVLNKIDMEKEGQYYPYYYYYYYGDETKKKKQKRK, via the coding sequence ATCTTTGTGGTACAAAACGACCCCAAATCTCCTATCAGTGAAGCCTTCCGTACCTTGAGAACTAATATAAAATTTTCCAGCTTGGATAAACCGATAAAAACCCTGCTCATCACCAGCCCCATTCCGGAAGCGGGAAAATCATCAATCTCCATAAATTTAGCCTTAACTATGGCTCAGGATAAATACAAAGTAATTCTGGTGGATACTGACTTGCGTAAACCAACTATTCACAAGATATTCGAACAGGACAATAAAACCGGGCTCACCAATATTTTAGTAGAAGATAAAAAGATAAAAGATGTCATGCGAAAAATGAGTGATGTTGATCCTAATTTGTATTTTATTCCTAGCGGTCCTATTCCCCCCAACCCATCCGAATTGCTCGGCTCTAACAAGATGAAAGAACTGCTAAAAGAATTACAGGAGCAAGCTGACTTTGTCATCTTTGATTCTCCTCCGGTTATTGCGGTTACCGATGCCCTGGTATTAGCTACCCAGGTAGATGGTGTGGTACTGGTCCTGAATTTTGGAGAGGTGCCCCGGGAAGCTGCCATACAAACCAAAGAACTACTTAATAAAGTAAAAGCCAATATCTTAGGGGTAGTCTTAAACAAGATCGACATGGAAAAAGAAGGACAATACTACCCTTACTACTACTATTACTACTACGGCGACGAAACAAAAAAGAAAAAACAAAAAAGGAAATAA
- a CDS encoding tyrosine protein phosphatase, with translation MIDIHNHILPNMDDGASSWEISLKMCEQAHRDGIKTIVATPHTLNGIYENHPPAIEEKVKILNQKIKENNLPLQVLPGSEVHLSADIFERLKKQSIMTLNNTKYLLLEFPANQIPHQTEEILFRIQLMGITPILSHVERNLEFQRKPALLTNLIQKGALAQITAASLCGTFGSPTRKFTQKLLANDLIYCLATDAHSDSTTGRNTILSKALKEASKIIGHQAALNLVHSHPQKIISNQ, from the coding sequence ATGATCGACATTCATAATCATATTCTTCCTAATATGGATGATGGAGCTTCTTCTTGGGAAATTTCCCTAAAAATGTGTGAGCAAGCACATCGTGATGGCATCAAAACTATCGTGGCTACTCCCCATACACTAAATGGCATCTATGAAAATCACCCTCCAGCTATAGAAGAAAAAGTAAAAATATTAAATCAAAAAATAAAAGAAAATAACCTTCCCCTGCAAGTTCTTCCCGGAAGTGAAGTGCATCTAAGCGCAGATATATTTGAAAGATTAAAAAAACAAAGTATAATGACCCTGAACAACACTAAATACTTGCTTTTAGAATTCCCTGCTAACCAAATTCCCCACCAGACCGAAGAGATCCTTTTTCGAATTCAACTGATGGGAATAACTCCCATTCTTTCTCATGTAGAAAGAAATTTAGAATTCCAGCGGAAACCAGCCTTACTGACTAACTTAATCCAAAAAGGAGCATTGGCGCAAATTACGGCCGCCAGCCTCTGCGGTACCTTTGGCTCACCAACCAGAAAATTTACACAAAAACTCTTAGCTAATGATCTTATCTACTGTCTGGCTACTGATGCTCACTCTGATTCCACCACAGGAAGAAATACTATTTTATCCAAAGCACTAAAAGAGGCCTCCAAAATCATCGGTCACCAAGCCGCCCTAAACTTGGTTCACTCCCACCCCCAAAAAATCATATCGAATCAATAA